The Neorhodopirellula lusitana genome contains a region encoding:
- a CDS encoding O-antigen ligase family protein: MATPLLLAIDFGGVYHWSQYIAAVAILAAAAFALPGLTDSNASSSVKQQTLLIPLGILAGWAWLQATPLPAGWVQWISPGAYAAYAEWLNGLIPGDAASRDYSISVSPLDTSHTASLLAMLLPLSLASSIAFHARGRLQMLLSAIAIAGASVAILGFYRKLDPTADLWIFRPKSNSFAGFVNRNNAALMLNFGLAASLGLMSWRMMALHHIELDDPDFEFNDLFALISDRESFTGLIAGATCIAGLLINGSRGGLVAAMFGLVLAFGYVRPKRGLLSLPILVLVLAVSVAILITPMQLNLESLSRLELLSTEADTLQSDGRLSHWQDGWDAALAYFPGGSGVASYGYAYLPYINMSQSPWFEHADNLWLEMLVETGLVGILVMVLIITLAIIALNRLALSVDPLDQGIRVACWYSLGAVFTSQFFDFGLALPANLFVGVMLLSALISRDIANGGVAAKLALQAHQDVSYGHHETESEYWDDDELPDDNATNPAPEDTPAPQNTTRPLDAKNETTGRKIALRSDTNRWISRTLISCTTVAVITIVIGAMAIPTLREDAFSDSMLYRLKDEYGKWRLNPDSLTQMEDALTERINTRPMPPLYSRLETVQQDRGRLIETTEWKPNTPEEFVSIYKRTHPETRKLPYPPNNNRNQRVQLDSYPHYADAWKTSIAALAKCPLAQQPRTDLLQLAPLMSQAAASQATQTNNAPTETAIQETATTAIQQLLLFYSGAPRRLLTLANEALNRRDWTTAEEGFRMAVSRQPNLARNVMQQYKTHPEIDLNNAIPDSPSALKIAAEIYIKSPNPDPKFLRRALDQIRCEANESLKQRASCEALSGRILFHFESPDEATEHFVQAIQYAPDVPNYRIELIESLLKFDRPADAKSQARLGRNSFPENTRFQKFIDDIAAKERQQLVQPDNGPTIDQDALEDLLN; encoded by the coding sequence GTGGCCACCCCGCTTCTGCTAGCGATCGATTTTGGCGGCGTCTACCACTGGAGCCAGTACATTGCCGCGGTCGCGATCCTCGCTGCCGCCGCATTCGCCCTGCCAGGGCTAACCGACTCCAACGCCTCATCCTCCGTCAAACAACAAACCCTGCTGATCCCGCTGGGAATCCTGGCGGGATGGGCCTGGCTCCAAGCGACTCCACTTCCAGCCGGCTGGGTGCAATGGATCAGCCCAGGAGCATACGCCGCTTACGCCGAATGGCTCAATGGACTGATCCCAGGCGACGCCGCCTCTCGCGACTATTCGATTTCCGTTTCACCGCTCGACACCAGCCACACCGCGTCCCTGCTCGCGATGCTTCTGCCACTCAGCCTGGCGTCATCGATCGCATTCCACGCCCGCGGTCGACTTCAAATGCTGCTTAGCGCAATCGCGATTGCGGGCGCAAGCGTGGCAATCCTGGGCTTCTATCGTAAGCTCGATCCGACCGCCGACCTCTGGATATTCCGCCCCAAGTCAAACAGCTTCGCAGGCTTCGTTAACCGAAACAACGCTGCGTTGATGCTTAACTTTGGACTCGCCGCTAGCCTTGGCCTAATGTCCTGGCGAATGATGGCACTCCACCACATCGAACTGGACGACCCTGACTTTGAATTCAACGACCTCTTCGCGCTGATCTCCGATCGCGAATCCTTTACCGGGCTAATCGCTGGAGCCACCTGCATTGCCGGCCTCCTGATCAACGGCTCACGAGGCGGCTTAGTGGCGGCCATGTTCGGCCTGGTGCTTGCATTCGGTTACGTCAGGCCCAAGCGAGGCCTGTTAAGCCTGCCCATTCTTGTCCTCGTGCTCGCTGTATCGGTCGCGATCCTGATCACGCCAATGCAACTGAACCTGGAATCACTTAGCCGACTGGAACTGCTATCCACCGAAGCCGACACGCTACAAAGCGATGGACGACTCTCGCACTGGCAAGACGGCTGGGATGCGGCATTGGCCTACTTCCCCGGCGGTTCGGGCGTCGCCAGCTACGGCTACGCTTACCTACCCTACATCAACATGTCACAGTCGCCGTGGTTCGAACACGCCGACAACCTATGGCTTGAGATGCTCGTTGAAACCGGACTCGTTGGCATCCTGGTGATGGTCCTCATCATCACCCTAGCCATCATTGCACTGAACCGCCTTGCGCTGTCCGTCGACCCACTGGACCAAGGCATTCGAGTCGCCTGCTGGTACAGCTTGGGTGCCGTGTTTACATCGCAATTTTTCGATTTCGGACTCGCACTTCCCGCCAACCTTTTTGTTGGCGTGATGCTGCTTTCGGCACTGATTTCTCGCGACATCGCCAACGGAGGTGTCGCGGCAAAACTTGCCCTGCAAGCACATCAAGACGTCAGCTACGGACACCACGAAACGGAATCCGAATACTGGGACGACGACGAACTTCCTGACGACAACGCGACAAACCCCGCACCGGAAGACACGCCGGCTCCCCAAAACACTACCCGACCTCTGGATGCAAAGAACGAAACCACCGGCCGTAAAATCGCACTGCGTTCAGACACAAATCGCTGGATATCACGCACACTGATCTCCTGCACGACCGTCGCCGTGATCACGATCGTGATTGGCGCGATGGCCATCCCCACACTTCGAGAAGACGCCTTTTCGGATTCGATGCTATACCGACTCAAGGACGAATACGGTAAGTGGAGGCTCAACCCCGATTCACTCACTCAGATGGAAGACGCACTAACCGAACGCATCAACACGCGTCCCATGCCACCGCTCTACTCACGACTCGAAACAGTCCAACAAGATCGCGGGCGACTCATCGAAACCACCGAATGGAAGCCCAACACCCCCGAAGAATTTGTTTCCATCTACAAACGAACCCACCCCGAAACCCGCAAGCTTCCATACCCGCCAAACAACAACCGCAACCAACGCGTCCAACTCGATAGCTACCCTCATTACGCCGACGCCTGGAAGACGAGCATCGCGGCCCTGGCAAAGTGCCCCTTAGCCCAGCAACCACGCACCGATCTGCTGCAACTCGCACCACTGATGTCCCAGGCCGCAGCGTCCCAAGCGACTCAAACCAACAACGCCCCCACCGAAACCGCTATCCAAGAAACAGCAACAACCGCAATCCAACAACTGCTGCTGTTCTACTCGGGCGCCCCCCGTCGACTGCTAACCCTGGCCAACGAAGCACTCAACCGGCGCGACTGGACCACCGCCGAAGAAGGCTTCCGCATGGCCGTTTCACGCCAACCGAACTTGGCCCGCAACGTCATGCAGCAGTACAAAACGCATCCTGAAATCGACCTCAACAACGCAATTCCCGATAGCCCATCAGCGTTGAAAATTGCAGCTGAGATCTACATCAAATCACCGAACCCAGACCCCAAATTCCTGCGTCGGGCACTCGACCAAATTCGGTGCGAAGCAAACGAATCACTCAAGCAACGCGCTTCCTGCGAAGCCCTTTCGGGACGTATCCTGTTCCACTTCGAATCCCCCGACGAAGCCACCGAGCACTTCGTCCAGGCGATCCAATACGCTCCCGACGTGCCGAACTACCGAATCGAACTGATCGAGTCCTTACTGAAGTTTGACCGTCCGGCCGACGCCAAATCACAAGCCCGACTGGGACGCAACAGCTTCCCCGAAAACACTCGTTTCCAAAAGTTCATCGACGACATCGCCGCGAAAGAACGACAACAACTAGTCCAGCCCGACAACGGGCCGACGATCGACCAAGACGCCCTCGAAGACCTACTGAACTAA
- the tgt gene encoding tRNA guanosine(34) transglycosylase Tgt, translating into MSAFHFDLQHQDPQSSARLGVFQTPHGPVRTPGFMPVGTQGTVKGLTIDQVASTGADMILGNTYHLRLRPGHETVRQLGGLHAMSGWDGPILTDSGGFQVFSLGALNSVTEQAATFRSHIDGEKVVLTPEHSIEIQEALGSDVAMVLDHVIALPASKPEVEDALARSIRWAARCREASTLDRQALFAIVQGGLDPELRRQCATELASMDFEGYAVGGLSVGETPEEMYAAAAVTTPHLPADKPRYLMGVGTPRDLLENIARGIDLFDCVMPTRNGRNGLAFTDKGPIKLRNAVHREDTQPLMEDCPCLACRHSRGYLRHLFIAKEMLGPTLLSHHNLTYYGRIMAEAREAIQQDRFSQFAAEKLAGWGHRPVPLA; encoded by the coding sequence GTGTCGGCTTTTCACTTTGACCTACAGCATCAAGACCCTCAGTCGTCCGCTCGCCTAGGCGTTTTCCAAACGCCTCACGGGCCCGTGCGGACGCCTGGGTTCATGCCCGTCGGCACCCAAGGCACGGTCAAAGGGCTGACCATCGATCAAGTCGCGTCCACGGGCGCGGACATGATCCTAGGCAACACCTACCACCTCCGACTCCGCCCGGGCCACGAAACCGTCCGACAGCTCGGTGGACTCCATGCAATGAGCGGCTGGGACGGCCCGATCCTGACGGACTCGGGTGGCTTCCAAGTCTTCTCACTGGGCGCCCTGAACAGCGTCACCGAGCAAGCAGCCACATTCCGCTCGCACATCGACGGCGAAAAGGTCGTGCTCACCCCAGAGCATTCCATCGAGATCCAGGAAGCCCTCGGCAGTGACGTAGCAATGGTCCTGGACCATGTGATCGCACTACCCGCCTCCAAACCGGAAGTGGAGGACGCCCTTGCTCGATCGATCCGCTGGGCCGCCCGCTGCCGCGAAGCTTCCACACTCGATCGCCAAGCTCTCTTTGCCATCGTGCAAGGCGGCCTCGATCCAGAACTCCGACGCCAATGCGCCACCGAACTGGCGTCGATGGACTTCGAAGGCTACGCCGTGGGCGGACTGAGCGTCGGCGAAACCCCCGAAGAAATGTACGCAGCCGCAGCCGTCACCACGCCGCACCTTCCAGCGGACAAGCCTCGCTACCTGATGGGCGTCGGCACGCCACGAGACCTACTGGAGAACATCGCCCGAGGCATCGATCTGTTCGATTGCGTCATGCCAACCCGAAACGGCCGCAATGGACTCGCATTCACCGACAAAGGCCCCATCAAGCTGCGAAACGCAGTCCACCGCGAAGACACACAACCGCTAATGGAAGATTGCCCGTGCCTGGCATGTCGCCATAGCCGAGGCTACTTGCGACACCTCTTCATTGCCAAAGAAATGCTGGGCCCAACCCTGCTATCGCACCACAACCTGACCTACTACGGCCGGATCATGGCGGAGGCCCGCGAAGCCATCCAACAAGATCGATTCAGCCAGTTTGCCGCCGAGAAATTGGCCGGCTGGGGACACCGCCCCGTCCCATTGGCATAG
- a CDS encoding DNA-directed RNA polymerase subunit alpha C-terminal domain-containing protein has protein sequence MSEVDLEVLDLKQMVLTSNSFGPNDVAEIRQAITENYGHFGELRDAVQEMEQDTALSPAHRTKMGVCQFLLGRFADALETLSAADGSAMALFYGARCRFELGQYNEAAEAYENAKKSGYNEDQCKIGIAEAKRYAGNIEEAMAILDDIFGPAEQTADYMYQRAATAALIGGRMEEAINLYQRAVGTDENHAGALFGLALENDRLGNDEEALQLYERAAKAFPTGIGALINLGVMYEDRNDYEKAQLCYKRILDCFPNHPRTQLYMKDASATGNMLYDEEAQRRNDRLAQILNMPVTNFELSVRSRNCLQKMGIETIGELTRHTEQELLSSKNFGETSLVEIREMLTQKGLSLGQFAGEKKSNDPPIDTSHMSADEQALLERPIADLNLSVRARKCMTRLQINTIGELIRKTGDDMLECKNFGVTSLNEVREKLGDLGLKMRGD, from the coding sequence ATGAGCGAAGTCGATCTCGAAGTTCTCGACTTGAAGCAGATGGTCCTGACCAGCAACTCATTCGGCCCCAACGATGTGGCCGAAATTCGTCAGGCAATCACTGAAAACTACGGACATTTCGGCGAATTGCGTGATGCAGTTCAGGAAATGGAACAGGACACGGCGTTATCGCCTGCCCACCGCACCAAAATGGGCGTGTGCCAATTCCTGCTCGGTCGATTTGCGGATGCCCTCGAAACCCTATCTGCAGCGGACGGCAGTGCCATGGCACTGTTCTACGGTGCTCGCTGCCGTTTCGAACTGGGCCAATACAACGAAGCCGCCGAAGCCTACGAAAACGCCAAAAAGTCTGGTTACAACGAAGACCAGTGCAAAATCGGCATCGCCGAAGCGAAACGCTACGCTGGCAACATCGAAGAAGCGATGGCCATCCTGGACGATATTTTCGGCCCAGCTGAGCAAACCGCGGACTACATGTACCAACGTGCCGCCACCGCGGCCCTGATCGGTGGCCGCATGGAAGAAGCCATCAACCTGTACCAACGGGCTGTCGGAACCGACGAAAACCACGCGGGTGCCCTGTTCGGCTTGGCACTGGAAAACGATCGTCTTGGCAACGACGAGGAAGCTCTCCAGCTTTACGAACGAGCCGCGAAGGCATTCCCAACCGGAATCGGCGCCCTGATCAACCTCGGCGTGATGTACGAGGACCGCAACGATTACGAAAAAGCCCAGCTTTGCTATAAGCGAATCCTGGATTGCTTCCCGAATCACCCTCGTACACAACTGTACATGAAGGACGCTTCGGCAACGGGCAACATGCTCTACGACGAAGAAGCCCAGCGTCGCAATGACCGCCTGGCCCAAATCCTGAACATGCCAGTCACCAACTTCGAACTCAGCGTTCGCAGCCGCAACTGCCTGCAAAAGATGGGTATCGAAACGATCGGCGAACTGACCCGGCACACCGAACAAGAACTGCTTAGCAGCAAGAACTTCGGTGAGACGAGCTTGGTCGAAATCCGCGAAATGCTGACCCAAAAGGGACTTTCCCTGGGTCAATTCGCTGGCGAAAAGAAGAGCAACGATCCGCCAATCGACACCTCGCACATGTCAGCCGACGAGCAAGCCTTGCTCGAACGCCCGATCGCCGACCTCAACCTGTCGGTCCGTGCCCGTAAGTGCATGACCCGCTTGCAAATCAACACGATTGGCGAGCTGATCCGCAAAACTGGCGACGACATGCTCGAGTGCAAGAACTTCGGGGTCACCAGCCTGAACGAAGTCCGCGAGAAGCTCGGCGATCTCGGCCTGAAGATGCGTGGTGACTGA
- the ppdK gene encoding pyruvate, phosphate dikinase — translation MAKSKKASASKSAKMVYYFGQTKTEGKGKAKALLGGKGLNLAEMTSIGLPVPPGFTITTEVCDGYYKNGEKLPAGLMDEIQKAVVTLEEELDKKFGDDDNPLLVSVRSGAAVSMPGMMNTILNLGLNDVSTEGLAKATKNERFAYDAYRRLINMYGDVVKGLAHHDFEVAFDKVKKKYKVTEDTEVPAEGLKELCEAYKAVYKKGTGEDFPQDPVFQLQLAVEAVFGSWNADRAISYRRIESAKGNTEIGNLIGTAVNVQAMVYGNMGDDSGTGVGFTRDPNTGQNKFYGEFLINAQGEDVVAGIRTPSPVSEMGKWDKAAHKELMEIKKTLETHYKEMQDIEFTIEKGKLFMLQTRTGKRNGIAAVKIACDMVKEGLITEKDAVLRVPASDLTHCLLPSFKPTARNAADVLCRGLNASPGAAVGKLAFTAHDARERFELGENVILVRRETSPEDVEGMSAAVGILTSTGGATSHAAVVARGWGKCCVAGASDVEINEKAKTIVVNGRKFTAKDTISLDGTTGEVMAGEVETQEPKLSGDFAKLMVWADKYRTMGIRTNADSPADAKRARAFGAEGIGLCRTEHMFFEADRIIHIRAMILADAEDDRRAALKKLLPFQRKDFEGIFKAMAGCPVTVRLLDPPLHEFLPHEAAAQKEMAAELGVKPAEIKKRSEALHESNPMLGHRGCRLSVTYPEILEMQVQAIVEASINCAKKKIDAQPEIMIPLVGTAAELRILREKVEETIAKTVAAKKFEGKLNILIGTMIEIPRACLTANEVAEYADFFSFGTNDLTQMTFGYSRDDVGGFLPDYIEHKIVPVDPFQSLDQTGVGQLVDMGVAKGRSVKGKLKVGICGEHGGDPASIDFCNRAGLDYVSCSPFRVPIARLAAAQAALSQK, via the coding sequence ATGGCTAAGTCTAAGAAAGCTTCCGCTAGTAAATCCGCCAAGATGGTCTACTACTTCGGTCAGACCAAAACCGAAGGCAAAGGTAAAGCAAAGGCACTCCTTGGTGGTAAAGGACTGAACCTCGCTGAGATGACCTCGATCGGTCTTCCAGTGCCTCCAGGATTCACAATCACCACCGAAGTTTGCGACGGTTACTACAAAAACGGCGAGAAATTGCCTGCTGGCTTGATGGATGAAATCCAAAAAGCCGTCGTTACGCTGGAAGAAGAACTCGACAAGAAGTTCGGCGACGACGACAACCCGTTGCTCGTCAGCGTCCGATCCGGTGCCGCTGTGTCGATGCCCGGAATGATGAACACGATTCTGAACCTGGGATTGAACGACGTTTCGACCGAAGGTTTGGCAAAAGCGACTAAGAACGAGCGTTTCGCATACGACGCCTATCGCCGCTTGATCAACATGTACGGCGACGTGGTCAAGGGCTTGGCTCACCACGATTTCGAAGTTGCCTTCGATAAGGTGAAGAAAAAATACAAGGTCACCGAAGACACCGAAGTGCCAGCCGAAGGCTTGAAAGAGCTTTGCGAAGCTTACAAAGCTGTTTACAAGAAGGGCACCGGCGAAGACTTCCCACAGGATCCTGTCTTCCAACTGCAGCTTGCTGTCGAAGCTGTGTTCGGATCATGGAACGCCGATCGTGCGATCTCTTATCGCCGCATCGAATCCGCCAAGGGCAACACCGAGATCGGGAACCTGATCGGCACCGCTGTCAACGTTCAAGCCATGGTCTACGGCAACATGGGCGATGACTCGGGAACGGGCGTTGGTTTCACACGTGACCCCAACACCGGACAAAACAAGTTCTACGGTGAATTCCTGATCAATGCTCAGGGTGAAGACGTGGTCGCCGGTATCCGCACCCCATCACCCGTTTCGGAAATGGGCAAGTGGGACAAGGCTGCTCACAAAGAGCTGATGGAGATCAAGAAGACACTCGAAACGCATTACAAAGAAATGCAAGACATCGAGTTCACGATCGAAAAGGGCAAGCTGTTCATGCTGCAAACCCGTACCGGCAAGCGAAATGGTATCGCTGCGGTTAAGATCGCTTGCGACATGGTCAAAGAAGGCCTGATCACTGAGAAGGACGCCGTTCTACGCGTTCCTGCTTCGGACTTGACTCACTGCTTGCTGCCTTCGTTCAAGCCTACTGCTCGTAACGCTGCTGACGTTCTTTGCCGTGGTCTGAATGCCTCGCCAGGAGCCGCTGTTGGTAAGTTGGCTTTCACCGCCCATGACGCTCGCGAGCGATTTGAGCTGGGTGAAAACGTGATCTTGGTTCGTCGCGAAACCAGTCCTGAAGACGTCGAAGGTATGTCCGCCGCTGTTGGTATTTTGACCAGCACCGGTGGTGCGACCAGTCACGCCGCCGTGGTTGCTCGCGGTTGGGGCAAGTGCTGTGTTGCCGGTGCAAGCGACGTGGAAATCAACGAAAAAGCCAAGACAATCGTCGTCAACGGCCGCAAGTTCACCGCCAAGGACACCATCAGCCTCGACGGGACAACCGGCGAAGTGATGGCCGGTGAAGTTGAAACTCAAGAACCTAAGCTTTCCGGCGACTTCGCCAAGCTGATGGTGTGGGCCGACAAGTACCGCACGATGGGCATTCGCACCAACGCGGATTCGCCAGCGGACGCCAAGCGTGCTCGCGCTTTCGGTGCGGAAGGTATTGGCCTTTGCCGTACCGAGCACATGTTCTTTGAAGCCGATCGTATCATCCACATCCGTGCGATGATCCTGGCTGACGCCGAGGACGATCGTCGCGCTGCACTGAAGAAGTTGCTTCCTTTCCAACGGAAAGATTTCGAAGGCATCTTCAAGGCAATGGCTGGATGCCCCGTGACCGTTCGTTTGCTGGATCCACCACTTCACGAATTCTTACCACACGAAGCTGCCGCTCAAAAAGAGATGGCTGCCGAGTTGGGTGTGAAGCCAGCTGAAATCAAAAAACGCAGCGAAGCCCTGCACGAATCCAACCCAATGTTGGGTCACCGTGGTTGCCGTTTGAGCGTGACCTACCCAGAAATTCTGGAAATGCAGGTCCAAGCGATCGTGGAAGCTTCGATCAACTGTGCCAAGAAGAAGATCGACGCTCAGCCTGAGATCATGATCCCCTTGGTCGGTACTGCTGCTGAACTTCGCATTCTTCGCGAAAAGGTCGAAGAAACGATCGCGAAGACCGTTGCAGCCAAGAAGTTCGAAGGCAAGCTGAACATCTTGATCGGTACCATGATCGAGATCCCACGTGCTTGTTTGACTGCGAACGAAGTCGCTGAATACGCTGACTTCTTCAGCTTCGGAACCAATGACTTGACGCAAATGACGTTCGGTTACAGCCGTGACGATGTTGGTGGATTCCTGCCCGATTACATCGAGCACAAGATCGTTCCAGTTGACCCGTTCCAGTCGCTTGACCAAACCGGTGTTGGCCAATTGGTCGATATGGGGGTTGCCAAGGGCCGTAGCGTGAAGGGCAAGTTGAAGGTTGGTATTTGTGGCGAACACGGTGGCGACCCCGCTTCGATCGACTTCTGCAACCGAGCTGGCCTGGACTACGTCTCGTGCAGCCCGTTCCGCGTGCCGATCGCTCGTCTTGCAGCCGCACAAGCTGCTCTGAGCCAAAAGTAG
- a CDS encoding scaffolding protein: MSDIHARYNEVEKLIDDEKFEEAIVGLTGVVAEDDTFVLAHLALARVYTKTEQHDLAIQHGEKACQLEPDDAFNFTAMSVTYQRAWAGTQKQEYITKAEDAMARAQQLNAM; the protein is encoded by the coding sequence ATGTCTGATATTCACGCGCGTTACAACGAAGTTGAAAAGCTGATCGACGATGAAAAGTTCGAGGAAGCGATCGTCGGTTTGACTGGGGTCGTGGCCGAAGACGATACGTTCGTTCTGGCTCACCTCGCGCTTGCTCGTGTTTACACCAAGACCGAGCAGCATGATCTTGCAATCCAGCATGGGGAAAAGGCTTGTCAGCTTGAGCCTGATGATGCGTTCAATTTCACCGCCATGAGCGTCACCTACCAGCGAGCCTGGGCGGGAACGCAAAAGCAGGAATACATCACCAAGGCGGAAGACGCGATGGCTCGCGCGCAACAACTCAACGCGATGTAG
- a CDS encoding hydantoinase/oxoprolinase family protein, translating to MAGSTGFPGDRGDAGHDASPTDASRATGSSAVASDHVAGNVEAGSVIGVDIGGANLKYSTSDGRCFECSFEMWKRWQCLRDQLASDLRQFSECWQTGETPRLAVTMTGELADCFDSRREGVRFIVDAVVASLPAAGLSEARFYSTSGCFLAAESAKDGWEHVAASNWHALASCFATRGFSDSLLIDVGSTTADVIAIRNGTLATEAKTDFERLRDQSLVYVGCRRTPVCSLVSALRFRGSEVAVMREVFATVGDARLLLGEQAEGSQDCFTADGKPSTRAHARVRMARMIGLDHDELTDSESLDLAKQVRMAASRIIGEAVSRWCDGNESAWVLSGHGQDMVEVPASVVSVDLRTELPAGISRVAPAWAVAELLQLNLRKGSAR from the coding sequence GTGGCCGGCTCCACTGGATTCCCCGGCGATCGGGGTGACGCTGGTCACGATGCCAGCCCTACGGATGCGAGTCGTGCTACTGGTTCCAGTGCAGTGGCCAGTGATCACGTTGCGGGGAATGTCGAAGCTGGTTCGGTGATTGGCGTCGATATCGGTGGCGCGAACCTGAAATATTCGACTTCCGATGGACGCTGTTTTGAGTGTTCGTTTGAAATGTGGAAACGCTGGCAATGCTTGAGAGACCAGTTGGCCAGCGACCTTCGCCAGTTCAGCGAATGCTGGCAAACGGGTGAGACGCCGAGGCTCGCTGTGACTATGACTGGCGAGCTGGCCGATTGTTTTGACAGTCGTCGAGAAGGTGTTCGGTTTATCGTCGATGCTGTTGTTGCATCGCTCCCCGCCGCTGGGTTGAGTGAAGCCCGTTTCTATTCAACGAGTGGCTGTTTTCTTGCAGCGGAATCCGCCAAGGATGGCTGGGAACACGTGGCCGCTTCGAACTGGCACGCGTTGGCAAGTTGTTTCGCGACGCGAGGCTTTTCTGATTCGCTGTTGATCGATGTGGGCTCGACCACGGCGGATGTGATTGCGATTCGAAACGGTACGCTCGCGACGGAGGCCAAAACCGATTTCGAGAGATTGCGTGATCAGTCGTTGGTGTATGTCGGCTGTCGCCGGACACCGGTTTGTAGCCTGGTTTCCGCTTTGCGTTTTCGTGGTAGCGAAGTTGCCGTGATGCGAGAGGTGTTTGCGACCGTCGGTGACGCGAGGCTGTTGTTGGGTGAGCAGGCGGAGGGTTCGCAGGACTGTTTTACTGCGGATGGGAAGCCGTCCACTCGCGCGCACGCCAGGGTGCGGATGGCTCGAATGATTGGTCTGGATCATGACGAGTTGACTGATAGCGAATCGCTGGATTTGGCGAAACAGGTCCGGATGGCGGCCAGTCGTATCATCGGTGAAGCGGTTTCTCGATGGTGTGATGGAAACGAATCGGCTTGGGTGCTTAGCGGGCACGGGCAAGACATGGTGGAAGTGCCCGCAAGTGTAGTGAGCGTGGATTTGCGAACGGAGTTGCCGGCGGGCATATCGCGAGTGGCGCCGGCATGGGCGGTTGCAGAATTGTTGCAGCTGAATTTGCGTAAGGGATCGGCGAGGTAG
- a CDS encoding protein kinase yields the protein MRVRVLKIGGSLLERPTLLDDLAKWNGEAKWNGDGDGDGEIVPDVTIAIVGGGQMIEAMRCWDRLRPGDPVEVHWRCIEMLRFSFEAIRDAMRSHPGWKGFESIETVEHWNRFLGSLHADGLQTGGLQTGGLQTRGKRFVLLSVPAAYHRQLSGASSESLPLPEDWRTTSDAIAIGLANQMRELSRSCAASRSLSVQCVLLKSCKVPPEWSLASLVQAGIVDPACGDFADSGINLDVCSLPLTGAIN from the coding sequence ATGCGTGTGCGAGTGCTCAAGATCGGCGGGAGCTTGCTCGAGCGGCCTACCCTGTTAGATGACTTGGCGAAGTGGAATGGCGAAGCGAAGTGGAATGGCGATGGCGATGGCGATGGCGAGATAGTGCCTGACGTGACGATCGCGATCGTTGGCGGTGGTCAGATGATCGAGGCGATGCGGTGTTGGGATCGTTTGCGGCCTGGCGATCCGGTTGAGGTGCATTGGCGATGCATCGAGATGCTGCGGTTCTCCTTCGAGGCGATTCGTGATGCGATGCGGTCGCATCCTGGTTGGAAAGGTTTCGAGTCCATCGAAACGGTTGAGCATTGGAATCGCTTCCTGGGTAGCTTGCATGCGGATGGCTTGCAAACGGGCGGCCTGCAAACGGGCGGCTTGCAAACGCGTGGGAAGCGTTTTGTGTTGCTGAGTGTGCCAGCGGCCTACCATCGTCAGTTGTCTGGGGCGTCGTCCGAGTCCCTGCCACTGCCCGAAGACTGGCGGACGACCTCCGATGCGATCGCGATCGGATTGGCGAATCAGATGCGTGAGCTGTCGCGTTCGTGTGCAGCTAGCAGGAGTTTGTCCGTTCAGTGTGTCCTGCTGAAGTCATGCAAGGTTCCCCCCGAATGGTCGTTGGCGTCGTTGGTGCAGGCTGGGATTGTGGACCCGGCATGCGGGGATTTTGCCGATTCGGGCATTAATTTGGATGTATGTTCCCTGCCGCTGACGGGGGCGATAAATTGA
- a CDS encoding response regulator produces MSKTLVDCGNCGPDFNSIRKMVNANFEATVVQTHGAEDTLQMLKSRKVDLVTINRKLDRDYSDGLEIIRAIKADPEVKDVPVMLVTNYDEHQQTAVEEGAKYGFGKLEIGNAETVEKLKPFLAG; encoded by the coding sequence ATGTCGAAGACACTTGTCGATTGTGGCAATTGTGGCCCTGATTTCAATTCCATTCGCAAAATGGTGAACGCCAATTTTGAGGCCACCGTTGTGCAGACCCATGGTGCTGAAGACACGTTGCAGATGTTGAAGTCGCGCAAGGTCGATTTGGTAACGATCAATCGTAAGTTGGATCGCGATTACAGTGACGGGCTGGAAATCATTCGCGCGATTAAGGCGGATCCGGAAGTGAAGGATGTGCCCGTGATGTTGGTTACCAACTACGATGAACATCAGCAAACGGCAGTCGAAGAGGGCGCAAAATACGGTTTCGGGAAACTCGAAATCGGAAACGCCGAGACTGTTGAAAAATTGAAACCCTTTCTTGCAGGCTAG